The stretch of DNA TGGGGCTGGCCCTGGGCTGGGGCTGGTGGGGCGATCGGCATTCGCCCCTTTAGCTTGGGTTGTTCGTCATTCCAGCCCGGAAGAAATCAAGGGTAGCCAGCACCGCACCGCCCACGATTAACCCGCAGGCCAGACCCACCGTCCAGGTGGCCTCGGCCCGGCCAGCGGCGATCAGCAGCAGGGTCGAGAGCAGCGGGGCCGCGTAGGACAGCGCCCCCAGCACGCGAATATTGCCGTGCTTCACCCCGTAGTCCCAGGTAAAAAAGGCCAGACCCACCGGCCCCAGCCCCAGCCCCAAAATCGCCAGCCACTCCCACCCCGCAGGCATCACCGTCGTTTCAAACAGCCCGTGGCAGACCCAGGCCAGCGCGGCGGTGGCGCCGCAAAAGCCCCCTACGGCATTGGTGGGAATGGTGCCAAACCGGCGGGAGAGAAGGGAGTAGCCCGACCAGGTGAGGGCACAGACCAGCGCCGCCAGGTATCCGGTGCTGTACTGGGCCTCAAAGCTAAACCCCTGACCCCGGGTGACCAGCAGCCCCGCCCCCAGAAAGCCTGCGATCGCCCCAGCCCCGTGAAACCACCGCAGCCGCTCCCCCGGCAGCAGGGCCGAGAAAAACACGATCAGCAGCGGCCACAGGTAGGCAATCAGGCTGGCCTCCACCGCCGGGGCGTGGCGCAGGGCCAGGAAGTAGAAAAAGTGGTAGCCAAACAGCCCCACAATGCCGAGAGCCCAAACCCGCCAGGGCAGCCGCAGGTGGCGCAGCACCGGCCCCCCGGCCTGGACCCAGGCAGCGATGCCAATGGCAAAGGCGATCGTAAAGGCCATGGCTGTGAGCTGAAACGGCGGTACCGTACCGCTGAGGTCGGTCAGCAGGGCCAGGGTGGCCCACAGCAGCACTGCCGAAAACCCAATCGCGGTCGCCTGTCGCTGGTTTGAAGTGGGGGCCACGGCTGGTTCCTCTGGTATCGCCTGCTGTGTATTGTAGAGAGGTTGGTGGGCTCAACGACCCCGCGCGGCAAACATGGGTGATTTTGGGTGATGCATGGAGACTGGCCGAGCGTTGCTGTCTGTCGAGAACCTGGGCCGCCAGGTGGGCGATCGCTGGCTGTGGCGCGGGGTGAGCTTTGAGCTGGCAACGGGGGACTGCGTTGGCCTGGTGGCTCCCTCGGGGGCAGGCAAAACCCTGCTCATGCGCAACCTGGTGCTGCTCGACCCACCGCAGCGGGGGGAGGTGAGGTTTGAGGGCAAAACCCCAAGGGAGTGGGGGGTGCCCGCCTACCGCCGCCGGGTCATGTACCTGCCTCAGCGGGCGGTTGCCCTTGAGAACGGGGGGCAAAACGCCCTGGAGGGCACCGTGCAGGACAACCTGATGCAGGTGTTTGAGTTAGGGGGCCATAGCCAGCACCAGTTTGACCCGGCGACGATCCACACCTGGCTGACCCAGTTGGGTCGTGGCCCAGAGTTTTTGAAGTTGCAGGGGGGGCGGCTGTCGGGGGGCGAGGTGCAAATCTTGGCGCTGCTGCGGGCCTTGCAGCTCAACCCCCAGGTGCTCTTGCTCGATGAGCCCACCGCCTCCCTCGATGCCGCCACCACCGCCAGGGTCGAAGCCCTCCTGCACGACTGGCTCCGGCACCCCCACCGGGCCTGCCTGCTCACCAGCCACGACACCGAGCAAGTTCACCGGGTGACGCACCGGCAGCTCAACCTAGCGGAATTTGCCTGATGGAAAACAATTACATTGTCATTGGCTACGGGCAGCTGGCCCTGTCGGCCCTGCTGATTCTGGTGAATGTGGCGCTGTCGGCGGTGCTGCGGCTGGGGTTAGCTCAGTCCCTGCTGATCGGCACCCTGCGGATGGTGGTGCAGCTGCTGCTGATTGGCTTTGTGCTGGAGTGGCTGTTCACCCAGGACAACGCCCTGATCATTCTGGCGATCGCCCTGGTGATGACCGCGATCGCGGGAGTTGCTGCGGTCAACCGCACCCAGCGCCGCTTTGTGGGCATCTACTGGAACAGTTTGCTGTCGGTGCTGGGGGCTTCGGCCCTGGTGACGGGCTTTGCCATGGTGGGCATTATCCGGGTGCAGCCCTGGTACGACCCGCAGTACCTGATTCCCATGCTGGGCATGGTGCTGGGCAACACCCTCAACGGCATTTCCCTGGGGCTGGACCGCTTCATGGAAGGGCTGATTGGCCAGCGCGATCAGGTCGAAACCCTGCTGGCGCTGGGGGCCACCCGCTGGGAAGCCGCCCACGGCCAGGTGCGCAACGCCATTCGCGTCGGCATGATTCCCACCATTAACTCGATGATGGTGATGGGGCTGGTTAGCCTGCCGGGTATGATGACCGGGCAAATTCTGGCCGGGGCCGACCCCATCGATGCCGTGCGCTACCAGATTGTGATTCTGTTTATGATTGCCGCCGGAGCGGCCCTGGGCCTTTTTGGCGTGGTGTTGCTGGCCTACCGTCGGTTGCTCAGCCCCGACCATCAGCTGCGGCTCGACTATCTGGAGAAAGCCAGCCGGTAATGGGCTTTATAGCCATGGTTAATTCGATTGAGACATGCAAAAATCTGAGAAACGTTTGAACGTTTTTAGGGAAGCTGTCCTAACCAGACTGGCTACGGCTATAGCGTGAATTGTTTACGAAAAACGGGGTTCCCGCCTGCACAGGAACCCCGTCATCCAGGGAGTGTTTAGGGCCTGGTGGAATAGCCGTTTAGGCTTTCCACGCTCATGCCTCAGTTGTTGGCGATCGCATCGACCGTAAATTCCGATCGCACGATCAAATCCAGATCGCTGGGGCGAATGACGACAACGGCACTGGTCGAGGTGGGCTGGTTCTCGCCGGTAATAATCTCGCCCACAATGCTGCCGAGGCCGCGATTGCCGGTAATGGTGGCCAGAATGGACTCAGCCGCGCCGGTAATCAACGCCCCCTGCAGGGTAGTGTTGTTGACGCTGCTGGTGGCCGCGATCGGGCTCGATTCGGCGTTGATGGTGTAGGTGCGCCCGTTGATGTTGAGGGCATCGGCGACGAACCGGGCCGCCGTCACCTGAGCGCCGCGAATCTCCACCGGCACAATGCGGCCTTGGACAGTGCTGCCCTCGGGAATCAGCACCT from Leptolyngbya sp. KIOST-1 encodes:
- a CDS encoding DMT family transporter, giving the protein MAPTSNQRQATAIGFSAVLLWATLALLTDLSGTVPPFQLTAMAFTIAFAIGIAAWVQAGGPVLRHLRLPWRVWALGIVGLFGYHFFYFLALRHAPAVEASLIAYLWPLLIVFFSALLPGERLRWFHGAGAIAGFLGAGLLVTRGQGFSFEAQYSTGYLAALVCALTWSGYSLLSRRFGTIPTNAVGGFCGATAALAWVCHGLFETTVMPAGWEWLAILGLGLGPVGLAFFTWDYGVKHGNIRVLGALSYAAPLLSTLLLIAAGRAEATWTVGLACGLIVGGAVLATLDFFRAGMTNNPS
- a CDS encoding ABC transporter permease translates to MENNYIVIGYGQLALSALLILVNVALSAVLRLGLAQSLLIGTLRMVVQLLLIGFVLEWLFTQDNALIILAIALVMTAIAGVAAVNRTQRRFVGIYWNSLLSVLGASALVTGFAMVGIIRVQPWYDPQYLIPMLGMVLGNTLNGISLGLDRFMEGLIGQRDQVETLLALGATRWEAAHGQVRNAIRVGMIPTINSMMVMGLVSLPGMMTGQILAGADPIDAVRYQIVILFMIAAGAALGLFGVVLLAYRRLLSPDHQLRLDYLEKASR
- a CDS encoding ATP-binding cassette domain-containing protein, which codes for MLSVENLGRQVGDRWLWRGVSFELATGDCVGLVAPSGAGKTLLMRNLVLLDPPQRGEVRFEGKTPREWGVPAYRRRVMYLPQRAVALENGGQNALEGTVQDNLMQVFELGGHSQHQFDPATIHTWLTQLGRGPEFLKLQGGRLSGGEVQILALLRALQLNPQVLLLDEPTASLDAATTARVEALLHDWLRHPHRACLLTSHDTEQVHRVTHRQLNLAEFA